The window CACTAAATGGAAATTTACCTACTTTTATTTGAAATCCTTTTTTTTTAGCCTCTTTTTCAGTATAACCTACTGAAGCTATTTCAGGAAACGAATAAACACATTTTGGAACATTATTGTAATCTATATTATGACAATTCAACCCTTTTATATTTTCAATGCAATTTATTGCTTCATGTGAAGCAACATGAGCTAAAGAAGGAGTTGAAATTACATCTCCAATAGCATAATATCCATCTATATTTGTCCTATAATTCTCATCTACAACTATAAATCCTTTTTCAATCTGAACGCCTATTTCTTTTAATCCAATTAATTGAATATTAGGAATAATTCCTATAGCATATAATACGATATCTGTTTCTAAAATAATATTACCTATAGAAGTTTTAACATCCATAGTAATAATACCATTATTATGATTTATTTTTTTTATAGAAGAAGATGTATAACTTTTTATTCCCATTTTTTCAAAAGAATATTTCAAGTAATCAGATATTTCATCATCTCCATTTGGAAAAAGTTTTGGACAAATTTCTATAATAGTAACTTTTGTCCCCATAGAATGATAAAAATAAGCAAACTCTAATCCAATAGAACCAGAACCTATAATAATTATTCTTTTTGGTAATGAAGATAAAGAAAGTGCTTCTCTATATGTTATGATTTTTTCTCCATTATATTGAAACTTTTTTTCTATTTTAGGAATAGCTCCAGTAGCAATAATAATATGTGTAGCCGAATACTCGCCTATATTTTTTTCATTTTTTAAAACATCAATTTTTTTTTGTTTTTTTAATTCAGCAGTTCCATGAATAACATGAATTCCATTTTTTTTCATTAAAAATGAAATTCCTTTTTTTATTTTATCTACTACATTTCTACTTTTAGAAATAATTTTAGGATAATCTATTTTAATTTGATGATTATTTATTCCAAATAAATCTCCATTTTTTTTGATAGATTCTAATATTTTTGCATTTTTTAAAAGAGATTTGGTAGGAATACAGCCCCAATTTAAACAAATTCCTCCAAGAGATTCTTTTTCTATTATAGCTGTTTTCATTCCTAATTGTGCAGCACGTATAGATGCTACATAACCACTAGGGCCGCTTCCCAAAACAATAATATCAAAATGCATAATAATTTAAATCTTATAAAATGTTAAATTTACAGATTTTATAGAAAAAAAAACACAATTCGTAATTATAATAAAAATATTATAAATTTGCACTAAATATAGGATGTATATGAAATTTTTTATAGATACAGCTAATTTAGAAGAAATTAATAAAGCTAGATTGTTAGGAATATTAGATGGAGTAACAACAAATCCATCTTTAATTGCAAGGGAATCTATTTTTAATCAAAAAGAAATTGATAATCATTATATATCCATATGTAATCTTTTAAAAAATGAAGAAGATGTAAGCGCAGAAGTTATTAGTAATAATTATACAGAAATGATTAGAGAAGGGGAAAAACTTTCCCTTTTACATCCAAAAATTGTAGTAAAAATACCTATGACAGAAAATGGAATTAAAGCTATAAAGTATTTTTACAAAAAAAAAATTAAAACTAATTGCACTCTTGTTTTTACTCCCGGACAAGCTATTTTAGCGGCAAAAGTAGGAGCTTATTATGTTTCTCCATTTATAGGAAGAATAGATGATATATCTTATAATGGATTAAATATTATAAAAGAAATAAAAAATATATATGATAATTATCATTTTAAAACAAAAATATTAGCTGCTTCTATACGTAATCCTTTACATATAATAGAATGTTCAAAAATTGGTATTTTTGCTATAACTTCTCCTATAAATGTTATAAAAACTTTATTATATCATCCGTTAACAAATATAGGATTAGATAAATTTATAAAAGATTACAATAAGAAATTTTAATTTTTTTTTCTAATAAATATTGTATAGAAATAGATGTAGCTTTTGGAAGTTTTTCATAAAATTTTGATAACTCTATTTGTTCCTTATTTTCAAAAATTTCTTCTAAATTATTTTTATGCATAAAATTAAATTCCTCCAATTTATTGTCTAAATCTTCCTTAATTTTATCGTTAATTTTTTTACTTATAATCTCTAATATGCATATAGTTTCATATATATTTTTTTTTAAAATTTTTTCTAATTTTACACGATCTATCGTTTCCGTATTTATAGAAGCATTAATACCACTAATAAAATTCATATATTTTTTAATTTTTTATATAAAAATTTTAATTTTTTTGCATTAGATAAATGAGAAAAATATTTCATATATTCTTCATAAGACCTAAAAAAATCCTTTTTTTTAGATAATTTATATTGAGATAAACAAATTTTATATAAAATTTG of the Blattabacterium cuenoti genome contains:
- the lpdA gene encoding dihydrolipoyl dehydrogenase, whose product is MHFDIIVLGSGPSGYVASIRAAQLGMKTAIIEKESLGGICLNWGCIPTKSLLKNAKILESIKKNGDLFGINNHQIKIDYPKIISKSRNVVDKIKKGISFLMKKNGIHVIHGTAELKKQKKIDVLKNEKNIGEYSATHIIIATGAIPKIEKKFQYNGEKIITYREALSLSSLPKRIIIIGSGSIGLEFAYFYHSMGTKVTIIEICPKLFPNGDDEISDYLKYSFEKMGIKSYTSSSIKKINHNNGIITMDVKTSIGNIILETDIVLYAIGIIPNIQLIGLKEIGVQIEKGFIVVDENYRTNIDGYYAIGDVISTPSLAHVASHEAINCIENIKGLNCHNIDYNNVPKCVYSFPEIASVGYTEKEAKKKGFQIKVGKFPFSALGRAISDENTNGFVKVIFDAKYDEWLGCHMIGNNVTDLISEVVVARKLEATSYEILGSIHPHPSLSESILEAIAHAYGKAIHL
- the fsa gene encoding fructose-6-phosphate aldolase codes for the protein MKFFIDTANLEEINKARLLGILDGVTTNPSLIARESIFNQKEIDNHYISICNLLKNEEDVSAEVISNNYTEMIREGEKLSLLHPKIVVKIPMTENGIKAIKYFYKKKIKTNCTLVFTPGQAILAAKVGAYYVSPFIGRIDDISYNGLNIIKEIKNIYDNYHFKTKILAASIRNPLHIIECSKIGIFAITSPINVIKTLLYHPLTNIGLDKFIKDYNKKF